The Geomonas agri genome contains the following window.
TCGAGGATTTTCTCGATGATGGCCGCCGGTTTGCCGCTCTCTTTGGCTTTCTCGCGGTAGATTGCTTTCTCGCGCTCGATCAACTCTGCGGGAACTTCCTCACGACGGACGTACAGCGGGGAAGCTGCAGCGATGTGCATCGCGATGTCCTTCACGAAAGCCTGGAAGTTTTCGTTCTTGGCAACGAAGTCGGTCTCGCAGTTGACTTCGACCAGGACGCCGATCTTGCCGCCGGCGTGGATGTAGGAGCCGACCAGGCCCTCGGTGGCGGCGCGGCCAGCCTTCTTGGAGGCGGCAGCCAGACCCTTGGTACGCAGGTAGTCGATCGCTTTCTCGTGATCGCCGTTGGTTTCGGTCAGGGCCTTCTTGCAGTCCATGAGGCCGGCGCCGGTTACTTTCCTGAGTTCGTTTACCTGTGCAGCTGTAATGCTCACGTTATCCTCCACAGTCACCCGCGCCTTGGCGGCGCGGGTTTCTTAGTCATTGTGTTATTGATAGGTGTTGCGGTTGCCGCGGATGGGGAGGCTTAGGCCTCTGCGGTAACCTCTTCAGCCACTTCCTCGCCCTCGGTGGAGAACTCCTCCTCGGCACCGGTCTGGAGACGGGCGTTGCGAGCTTGGGCACCTTCGAGAACTGCGTCAGCCATCTTGCTGGTCAGCAGGCGGATGGCGCGGATAGCGTCGTCGTTGCCCGGGATGACGTAGTTGATGTCGTCCGGATCGCAGTTGGTGTCGACGATTGCGACAACCGGGATGCCAAGCTTCTTGGCTTCGCTGACAGCGATCTCTTCGTTTTTCGGGTCAACTACGAACAGCACGCCCGGAACCTTGCCCATGCCCTTGATGCCGCCCAGGGTCTTCTCGAGCTTCTCACGCTCTTTGGCAAGCTTGAGCTGCTCTTTCTTGGTGTAGGCCTCGATGGTGCCGTCAGCGATCATGGCGTCGAGACGCTTGAGACG
Protein-coding sequences here:
- the tsf gene encoding translation elongation factor Ts — its product is MSITAAQVNELRKVTGAGLMDCKKALTETNGDHEKAIDYLRTKGLAAASKKAGRAATEGLVGSYIHAGGKIGVLVEVNCETDFVAKNENFQAFVKDIAMHIAAASPLYVRREEVPAELIEREKAIYREKAKESGKPAAIIEKILDGQINKFFGDICLMEQAYVKDPDKTIQTFLNETIASIGENMSIRRFAKFVLGEGLAKKENDFAAEVAAAAGV
- the rpsB gene encoding 30S ribosomal protein S2, whose translation is MSNITMKELLEAGVHFGHQTKRWNPKMKPYIFGARNGIYIIDLQKTVRLFKNAYSFVTDAAQAGETILFVGTKKQAQDSVAEEAQRCGQFYVNDRWLGGMLTNFATVKQSIDRLKRLDAMIADGTIEAYTKKEQLKLAKEREKLEKTLGGIKGMGKVPGVLFVVDPKNEEIAVSEAKKLGIPVVAIVDTNCDPDDINYVIPGNDDAIRAIRLLTSKMADAVLEGAQARNARLQTGAEEEFSTEGEEVAEEVTAEA